In Triticum aestivum cultivar Chinese Spring chromosome 5B, IWGSC CS RefSeq v2.1, whole genome shotgun sequence, the following proteins share a genomic window:
- the LOC123111629 gene encoding uncharacterized protein — MSRLSFRPRPLDIHKKLPILKSARDFEDDDPTVAAFAAARVGVLLRHSGSELTAAAAATDGEGNSTPSKKNAQEIPTPQFDDVETYDRDYTRTFAQPSCYIRGRGARAEIGEFVEYDLDNEDEDWLDDYNNERKNLNPEKLEVLLFKLEILDHKARERAGAITPTFIGPVPVLLQLDVAMEALQYLSVRYAVFQAVYNYWRAKRERWQKPILRRLQPPPPVNDTNPYNVFRPREKAHRLHTRRMQRRENNIQSFEKLRLVRRNLDQAKALMGALIKREETKREVMECEVNLQRVQMQYKHEAQLVDDGTTLSGFQQASSRFGSSDDDYADSDDTATEEPYFRQPVLHHRYPDNKQLAIPTLRIKREPGLPVLKRRPQQNGWVFKRDPEEPVLLFTRPLDPDKLVAAGIKLPPDPPIEIDATVPPFRCRGRIGRGGRIIFDRWNPLLRTPTSIGQETAHFTPYGRRPPSPEG; from the exons ATGAGTAGGCTCTCGTTCCGGCCGCGGCCGCTCGACATCCACAAGAAGCTCCCAATCCTCAAGTCGGCGCGGGACTTCGAGGACGATGACCCCACGGTGGCAGCGTTCGCCGCGGCAAGGGTAGGGGTTCTGCTGCGGCACTCCGGCTCGGAGCTCACTGCCGCTGCTGCTGCGACTGACGGCGAG GGAAATTCAACTCCCAGTAAGAAGAATGCTCAAGAGATACCAACACCACAGTTTGATGATGTGGAGACCTATGATAGGGATTACACTCGCACCTTTGCACAACCATCATGTTATATACGAGGAAGAGGAG CCAGAGCTGAGATCGGTGAATTTGTTGAGTATGACTTGGATAACGAAGATGAAGACTGGCTTGACGACTACAACAATGAGCGGAAAAATCTTAACCCTgaaaa GTTGGAGGTCCTCTTATTCAAGTTGGAAATTTTGGACCACAAAGCTCGAGAAAGAGCAGGAGCCATAACACCAACTTTCATAGGACCTGTTCCAGTTCTCTTGCAGCTCGATGTTGCTATGGAG GCTTTGCAGTATTTATCTGTTCGGTATGCTGTTTTCCAAGCTGTATATAACTATTGGAGAGCTAAG AGGGAACGGTGGCAAAAGCCTATTCTGCGGCGTTTGCAG CCTCCTCCGCCGGTGAATGATACAAACCCATATAATGTATTCAGACCAAGAGAAAAGGCCCATCGTCTTCATACAAGAAGG ATGCAAAGACGAGAAAATAATATCCAGTCGTTTGAAAAACTCCGCCTG GTACGGCGCAATTTGGACCAAGCAAAGGCATTAATGGGGGCTCTAATTAAG AGGGAAGAGACAAAGCGGGAGGTCATGGAATGTGAGGTCAACCTTCAGCGCGTTCAGATGCAATATAAG CATGAGGCCCAGCTTGTTGACGATGGGACTACACTGTCAGGGTTCCAGCAAGCTTCTAGCAGGTTTGGGTCAAGTGATGATGATTATGCGGATTCAGATGACACCGCAACTGAAGAGCCATATTTTCGGCAACCTGTTCTCCATCATCGGTATCCTGATAACAAGCAGTTGGCAATCCCTACATTGCGTATAAAGCGTGAGCCGGGGCTACCGGTGCTAAAAAGGAGGCCTCAGCAGAATGGCTGGGTATTTAAAAGG GATCCTGAGGAGCCAGTATTGTTATTCACAAGGCCGCTAGATCCTGACAAGTTGGTGGCAGCGGGTATCAAGTTGCCACCAGACCCCCCTATTGAGATTGATGCCACCGTGCCACCATTTCGGTGCCGAGGGAGAATTGGCCGAGGTGGACGCATCATCTTTGATCGATGGAATCCTCTTCTCCGAACACCAACATCAATTGGCCAGGAAACCGCCCATTTCACACCATATGGCCGTAGGCCGCCCTCACCGGAAGGTTGA